Proteins from one Acidobacteriota bacterium genomic window:
- a CDS encoding NTP transferase domain-containing protein → MPKKAMAVVMAGGMGERLRPLTDVRAKPAVPFGAIFRIIDFTLSNCINSEIRQIIVLTQYKSHSLSRHLSTGFNFLSRRLDEFIQEIPAQMQMGNQWYKGTADALRQNLGFIDSTAADQVVVLAGDHIYKMDYRRLRAYHEEMGAGLTVSVIRVPAAVAAGSYGVLEVDPEGRIVGFEEKPASPKCIPGTDDCLASMGIYVFESETLRRWLDNDLTDFGKDVIPAMVTAGEPVYAFDFSRLNRIDDHVAVFRDGRRTKELQATEDAGYWRDVGTLDSYWQANIDLVSPNPPFSLYGERWPFFRCPTFFPPAKFVHKEGAEPGMALNSIVAEGVYIRGGQVRTSVVSAGTILHEHALVEHSVLFGGTIYKEKALETFIGRRCRVRNAIIDRNVTLREDTVIGYDRAEDERRGLRTVDIAGTDDYVVVVARDTVL, encoded by the coding sequence ATGCCGAAAAAAGCAATGGCGGTCGTCATGGCGGGCGGGATGGGCGAGCGGCTGCGCCCCCTCACCGACGTCCGGGCGAAACCCGCGGTCCCCTTCGGGGCCATCTTCCGGATCATCGACTTCACGCTCAGCAACTGCATCAACTCGGAGATCCGGCAGATCATCGTCCTCACCCAGTACAAGTCCCACTCCCTCAGCCGGCACCTCTCCACCGGCTTCAACTTCCTCTCCCGGCGCCTGGACGAGTTCATCCAGGAGATCCCCGCCCAGATGCAGATGGGGAACCAGTGGTACAAGGGGACGGCCGACGCCCTCCGCCAGAACCTCGGCTTCATCGACAGCACCGCGGCCGACCAGGTGGTGGTCCTGGCCGGGGACCACATCTACAAGATGGACTACCGGCGTCTCCGCGCCTACCACGAGGAGATGGGGGCGGGGCTGACGGTCTCCGTGATCCGGGTCCCCGCCGCCGTGGCGGCCGGCAGCTACGGCGTGCTGGAGGTGGACCCCGAGGGCCGGATCGTGGGTTTCGAGGAAAAGCCCGCGAGCCCCAAGTGCATCCCCGGCACCGACGACTGCCTGGCCTCCATGGGGATTTACGTCTTCGAGAGCGAGACCCTCCGCCGCTGGCTCGACAACGACCTGACCGACTTCGGCAAGGACGTCATCCCCGCCATGGTGACGGCGGGCGAACCCGTCTACGCCTTCGATTTCTCGCGTCTCAACCGGATCGACGACCACGTGGCGGTCTTCCGCGACGGCCGGCGCACCAAGGAACTCCAGGCCACCGAGGACGCCGGCTACTGGCGCGACGTGGGGACCCTCGACTCCTACTGGCAGGCCAACATCGACCTGGTCTCGCCGAACCCGCCCTTCTCCCTCTACGGGGAGCGCTGGCCCTTCTTCCGCTGCCCCACTTTCTTCCCCCCGGCGAAGTTCGTTCACAAGGAGGGGGCGGAGCCGGGCATGGCCCTCAACTCCATCGTCGCCGAGGGCGTCTACATCCGGGGCGGCCAGGTGCGGACCAGCGTCGTGAGCGCCGGCACCATCCTGCACGAGCACGCCCTCGTGGAGCATTCGGTCCTGTTCGGCGGAACCATCTACAAGGAGAAGGCGCTGGAGACCTTCATCGGCCGGCGCTGCCGGGTGCGCAACGCCATCATCGACCGGAACGTGACCCTCCGGGAGGACACCGTTATCGGCTACGACCGGGCGGAGGACGAGCGCCGCGGCCTCCGGACCGTGGACATCGCCGGCACTGACGACTACGTGGTGGTGGTGGCCCGGGATACGGTGCTGTGA
- the dnaB gene encoding replicative DNA helicase — protein sequence MSNDNVPTKPLPQDTETERALLGALLVNSELMIQVTDLLAPDDFFLDTHAKVYQHMVLLFQKGVPADEITLKDSLDAMGLKELVSISFLSSLTDGAPRLKNVRHYAEILKKKSLLRKLIDAAQDITEMGYSQDEDVQTILKTAETRIFDIAQSYVKKNYISLQEAMIQAYEHLTKLYEAKTNLTGIPTGYKRLDSLTCGMQRGELIIVAGRPSMGKTTLAVNIAMNAALSEGVRVAVFSLEMSARQLALRILSTEARIDHQRVRSGYFSRSDWDQIGKAMARLEENARVFIDETAGLSILELQSKARRLKREQGLDLVVVDYLQLMTADSSRRTDNRVQEISDISRSLKALAKDLDIPVIALSQLSRSPETRKGDHRPMLSDLRESGSIEQDADVVLFIFREEVYVKDDPNLHNKADVIIAKQRNGPVDTVQLAFLKEFSRFEDLEYVPAARET from the coding sequence ATGAGCAACGACAACGTCCCGACGAAGCCGCTCCCCCAGGACACCGAGACGGAGCGGGCCCTCCTGGGCGCGCTGCTGGTGAACAGCGAACTCATGATCCAGGTGACCGATCTCCTGGCGCCCGACGATTTCTTCCTGGACACCCACGCGAAAGTCTACCAGCACATGGTGCTCCTGTTCCAGAAAGGGGTGCCGGCGGACGAGATCACCCTCAAGGACTCCCTGGACGCCATGGGGCTGAAGGAACTCGTCAGCATCTCCTTCCTGTCGAGCCTGACGGATGGGGCGCCGCGCCTGAAGAACGTCCGCCACTACGCCGAGATCCTGAAGAAGAAATCCCTGCTGCGGAAGCTCATCGACGCGGCGCAGGACATCACGGAGATGGGCTATTCCCAGGACGAGGACGTCCAGACCATCCTGAAGACCGCCGAGACCCGGATCTTCGACATCGCCCAGAGCTATGTCAAGAAGAACTACATCTCCCTGCAGGAAGCCATGATCCAGGCTTACGAGCACCTCACGAAGCTCTACGAGGCCAAGACCAACCTGACGGGGATCCCCACCGGCTACAAGCGCCTCGACTCCCTGACCTGCGGGATGCAGCGCGGCGAACTGATCATCGTGGCGGGGCGGCCCTCCATGGGAAAGACCACCCTGGCCGTCAACATCGCCATGAACGCCGCCCTGTCCGAGGGCGTCAGGGTGGCCGTCTTCTCCCTGGAGATGAGCGCCCGGCAGCTGGCCCTGCGCATCCTGTCCACGGAAGCCCGCATCGACCACCAGCGGGTCCGGAGCGGGTACTTTTCGCGGTCGGACTGGGACCAGATCGGGAAGGCCATGGCCCGGCTCGAGGAAAACGCCCGGGTCTTCATCGACGAGACCGCGGGGCTGTCGATCCTGGAGCTGCAAAGCAAGGCCCGCCGCCTGAAGCGGGAACAGGGCCTCGACCTGGTGGTGGTGGACTACCTGCAGCTGATGACCGCCGACTCCAGCCGTCGCACGGACAACCGCGTCCAGGAGATCAGCGACATCAGCCGGTCGCTGAAGGCGCTGGCCAAGGACCTGGACATCCCCGTGATCGCCCTCTCGCAGCTGAGCCGTTCACCCGAGACCCGCAAGGGCGACCACCGCCCCATGCTCTCGGACCTGCGCGAGTCGGGATCCATCGAGCAGGACGCCGACGTGGTGCTTTTCATCTTCCGGGAAGAGGTCTACGTGAAGGACGACCCGAACCTCCACAACAAGGCCGACGTCATCATCGCCAAGCAGCGCAACGGCCCCGTGGACACGGTCCAGCTCGCCTTCCTGAAGGAGTTCAGCCGTTTCGAGGACCTCGAGTACGTCCCCGCGGCTAGGGAAACTTGA
- a CDS encoding four helix bundle protein, translating into MKYERFEDLPVWRTAIDLARRVYALTRDRFFNQSGDLRDQLRRAALSISNNVAEGFERGSTNELLAFLYIARGSAGEVRSMLCFAERLLDTPPWNTSVPDLRGRTRSPRPPGPAEAAAGLHPPDPAEAAAGLQSPQPPSGRSDLPSPMQGESRTSGPEYGNSEPRPETANPRPAGSDQEPGIPNPGFEISDPRSEIPNLKSLAESCSRQIRAWADHLQNTDIKGPRHLDDRTRRQYDARNRTATFQLELARILHKAHPEIYPDPDAPPEAPGKAGWQPGQPRADQGGRAEPGHRCTRSRRCRTPPAPRGRSGARIFLRRAKHLR; encoded by the coding sequence ATGAAATACGAGCGATTCGAGGACCTTCCCGTGTGGCGGACGGCCATCGACCTCGCCCGGCGGGTTTACGCGCTTACCCGCGACCGCTTCTTCAACCAGTCGGGCGACCTCCGCGACCAGCTTCGCCGCGCCGCGCTGTCGATTTCCAACAACGTCGCTGAGGGGTTTGAACGCGGCTCCACCAACGAACTCCTCGCGTTTCTGTACATCGCCCGCGGCTCCGCCGGCGAGGTCCGTTCCATGCTCTGTTTCGCGGAGCGGCTGCTGGACACCCCTCCGTGGAACACGAGCGTTCCCGACCTCCGCGGACGGACGCGTTCCCCACGCCCCCCGGGCCCCGCGGAGGCGGCAGCAGGTCTCCATCCGCCCGACCCTGCGGAGGCGGCAGCAGGCCTCCAATCGCCGCAGCCCCCGTCGGGGAGGTCTGATCTTCCGAGCCCGATGCAGGGTGAGTCCCGGACCTCAGGCCCGGAATACGGGAATTCTGAACCGCGGCCTGAGACGGCGAACCCGAGGCCTGCGGGTTCAGATCAGGAACCTGGGATTCCAAATCCGGGATTTGAGATTTCAGATCCGAGATCTGAGATTCCAAATCTCAAGTCTCTTGCCGAGAGCTGCTCCCGTCAGATCCGTGCCTGGGCGGACCACCTGCAGAACACCGACATCAAAGGTCCGCGACACCTCGACGACCGGACGCGCCGCCAATACGACGCCCGGAACCGCACCGCGACGTTCCAGCTCGAGCTGGCCCGGATTCTGCACAAAGCCCATCCCGAAATCTACCCCGACCCCGACGCCCCGCCGGAGGCGCCGGGGAAGGCTGGTTGGCAGCCGGGTCAGCCCCGTGCGGACCAGGGCGGACGCGCGGAACCGGGCCATCGCTGCACGCGCTCGCGGCGGTGCCGGACCCCACCCGCGCCCCGCGGTCGAAGCGGGGCGCGGATTTTTCTTCGGCGAGCGAAGCACCTGAGGTAA
- a CDS encoding 30S ribosomal protein S18: MDKSQRKFVYRRKKVCRFCEEKIPHIDYKNYDLLRYYVPERGRILPRRLSGTCSFHQRRLKEAVKRARILALLPLSSDMM, encoded by the coding sequence ATGGATAAATCCCAGCGCAAATTCGTCTACCGGCGCAAGAAAGTCTGCCGGTTCTGCGAGGAGAAGATCCCGCACATCGATTACAAGAACTACGACCTGCTGCGGTACTACGTCCCGGAACGCGGCCGGATCCTCCCCCGGCGGCTCTCGGGGACCTGCTCGTTCCACCAGCGCCGGCTCAAGGAAGCGGTGAAACGCGCCCGGATCCTGGCGCTGCTGCCGCTGTCCTCCGACATGATGTAA
- the rplI gene encoding 50S ribosomal protein L9, which translates to MEVILIEDMENLGRRGTVAKVADGYARNYLIPKRIAIVATPGNLKVIENQKLVWAKQEAKLKDEAELLSRALGEVCITVEKRSGEGDALYGSVTSMEIADHLQSLGFNIDRRKIRMDHPVKTLGEFSIPIRLHHDVTASVKLVVKKEGAEQAAPVPPPAAETTEQE; encoded by the coding sequence ATGGAAGTCATCCTGATCGAAGACATGGAAAACCTGGGCCGGCGCGGCACCGTGGCCAAGGTCGCCGACGGGTATGCCCGGAACTACCTGATCCCGAAGAGAATCGCGATCGTTGCCACCCCCGGCAACCTCAAGGTCATCGAGAACCAGAAGCTGGTCTGGGCCAAGCAGGAAGCCAAGCTGAAGGACGAGGCGGAACTCCTGTCCAGGGCCCTCGGCGAGGTCTGCATCACGGTGGAGAAGCGGTCCGGCGAGGGCGACGCCCTGTACGGGTCCGTCACCTCGATGGAGATCGCCGACCACCTGCAGTCCCTGGGGTTCAACATCGACCGCCGCAAGATCCGCATGGATCACCCCGTCAAGACCCTGGGCGAGTTCTCCATCCCCATCCGGCTCCACCACGACGTCACCGCCTCGGTGAAGCTGGTGGTGAAGAAGGAAGGGGCGGAGCAGGCCGCTCCCGTCCCCCCTCCCGCCGCGGAAACGACCGAACAGGAATAG
- a CDS encoding energy transducer TonB encodes MNDEPKSILGSKKEGETASTTSLLKKKREGMDTGEIASTGPITARLAEIHAKEKKSKTGLYLGVGIGAVVVVTLLFILFFSGGLSFMSGGRGVGAGTGEGGSAESVGEGGVPAETPENKTPDPNAPKPPPRAAEIGNLFGGSTGAAPTGLPALPGAAAAPLAPPGAPAPPPPPPVATPRPAASTPAATAAAAQPAPRPAATPVASTPPPATAPRPALTPSAPPMTAPRPDAVAINTPTTVQRGALVPNTDPEATRPSPLGAFSAKKPAAAVQARRAGSARVRYLVDENGNVAQTSVLLETPPGMGFGAAAAQAIQTMKFKPATKAGVPVKMWMMNEIKFP; translated from the coding sequence ATGAACGACGAGCCGAAATCAATCCTGGGATCCAAGAAAGAGGGTGAGACCGCCTCGACCACGAGCCTGCTGAAAAAGAAGCGGGAGGGCATGGACACGGGCGAGATCGCCAGCACCGGCCCCATCACCGCCCGCCTGGCGGAGATCCACGCCAAGGAGAAAAAGTCCAAGACCGGCCTGTACCTGGGGGTCGGGATCGGGGCTGTCGTCGTGGTGACCCTGTTGTTCATCCTGTTCTTCTCGGGCGGTTTGAGCTTCATGTCCGGCGGGAGGGGCGTCGGCGCCGGGACCGGCGAAGGCGGGTCCGCCGAGAGCGTCGGCGAAGGCGGTGTGCCGGCGGAAACCCCGGAGAACAAAACCCCCGACCCCAACGCCCCAAAACCGCCGCCGAGGGCCGCCGAGATCGGCAACCTCTTCGGCGGCTCCACCGGCGCCGCCCCGACGGGCCTGCCCGCCCTTCCCGGCGCCGCCGCGGCGCCCCTCGCGCCCCCGGGAGCGCCTGCCCCGCCGCCGCCCCCGCCCGTGGCGACCCCCCGCCCGGCGGCCTCGACGCCCGCCGCCACCGCGGCCGCCGCGCAACCCGCACCCCGTCCGGCCGCCACCCCCGTCGCCTCCACGCCCCCGCCCGCCACGGCGCCCCGGCCGGCGCTGACGCCCTCGGCCCCCCCCATGACGGCACCCCGGCCGGACGCCGTCGCCATCAACACGCCGACGACCGTGCAGCGGGGGGCCCTCGTCCCCAACACCGACCCCGAGGCCACCCGGCCCTCGCCGTTGGGCGCGTTCAGCGCAAAGAAACCGGCCGCGGCCGTCCAGGCCCGGCGAGCCGGTTCGGCCCGGGTCCGTTACCTGGTGGACGAGAACGGGAACGTCGCCCAGACCTCCGTGCTCCTGGAAACCCCCCCGGGGATGGGGTTCGGGGCGGCCGCCGCGCAGGCCATCCAGACGATGAAGTTCAAACCGGCGACCAAGGCCGGCGTGCCGGTCAAGATGTGGATGATGAACGAGATCAAGTTTCCCTAG
- a CDS encoding imidazolonepropionase, translating to MGERVTAVIHAARLLTLRGGDHPRRGPGMEDLGQVRDGALLLRAGRILRVGPTDEVMRDAGRVDHLVDLSGKPWTVLPGFVDSHSHPVFHGTRQAEYELRIRGASYEEIAAQGGGILNSARRVAEADEAAIADQAVRFAHVFLEHGTTTLEAKSGYGLSLEGELKLLRAVRDVRGRTPLDLVPTFLGAHAYPVEYRENHRPYLDLIIREMLPAVAREGLAAFCDAFCDRGFFSVGETREIFGAARALGLKLRLHADELAPVGAAELAAEMGALSADHLERVSDDGIRAMAEAGTIAGLLPGTAFNLGLEHYPPARRLIEAGVPVALATDFNPGTCFTPNLQLVMAIACTQMRMTPAEALVAATVNGAWSLGLGHDRGTLEAGKRADFTVMDCDDYRLIPYLFGVNHCVETFKDGRPVRDPGRWGCVENW from the coding sequence ATGGGAGAACGCGTCACCGCCGTCATCCACGCCGCCCGGCTGCTCACCCTGCGCGGCGGGGACCACCCCCGCCGCGGCCCCGGGATGGAAGACCTCGGTCAGGTTCGAGACGGCGCTCTCCTGCTTCGGGCGGGACGCATCCTGAGGGTGGGACCCACCGACGAGGTCATGCGGGACGCCGGGAGGGTCGATCACCTCGTCGACCTCTCCGGAAAGCCCTGGACGGTCCTCCCCGGGTTCGTGGACTCCCACAGCCACCCCGTCTTTCACGGGACCCGCCAGGCCGAGTACGAACTCCGCATCCGCGGGGCGTCCTACGAGGAGATCGCCGCCCAGGGCGGAGGGATTCTCAACAGCGCCCGCCGCGTGGCCGAGGCCGACGAGGCGGCCATCGCGGATCAGGCGGTCCGGTTCGCGCACGTCTTCCTGGAGCACGGCACCACCACCCTCGAGGCCAAGAGCGGGTACGGGCTGAGCCTGGAGGGCGAACTCAAGCTGCTCCGGGCCGTCCGGGACGTCCGGGGGCGCACCCCGCTCGACCTCGTCCCCACCTTTCTGGGGGCACACGCCTACCCGGTCGAGTACCGGGAAAACCACCGCCCCTACCTGGACCTGATCATCCGCGAGATGCTCCCCGCCGTGGCCCGGGAAGGGTTGGCGGCGTTCTGCGACGCTTTCTGCGACCGGGGTTTCTTTTCGGTGGGCGAGACGCGGGAGATCTTCGGCGCCGCGCGGGCGCTGGGCCTCAAACTCCGGCTCCACGCCGACGAGCTGGCCCCGGTCGGTGCCGCCGAACTGGCGGCGGAGATGGGGGCCCTCAGCGCCGACCATCTCGAACGGGTCAGCGACGACGGCATCCGGGCCATGGCCGAGGCCGGGACCATCGCGGGGCTTCTCCCCGGCACCGCCTTCAACCTCGGGCTGGAGCACTACCCCCCGGCGCGGCGGCTCATCGAGGCCGGCGTCCCCGTCGCCCTGGCCACCGACTTCAACCCCGGGACCTGCTTCACGCCGAACCTCCAGTTGGTGATGGCCATCGCCTGCACCCAGATGCGCATGACCCCCGCGGAAGCGCTGGTGGCGGCCACCGTCAACGGGGCCTGGTCGCTGGGGCTCGGTCACGACCGGGGGACCCTTGAAGCGGGGAAACGGGCCGACTTCACCGTCATGGATTGCGACGACTACCGGCTCATCCCTTACCTGTTCGGGGTCAACCACTGCGTGGAGACCTTCAAGGACGGGAGGCCCGTCCGGGACCCCGGCCGGTGGGGCTGTGTCGAGAACTGGTGA
- a CDS encoding RDD family protein: MNKNKDQNLLQFPSALNVEPGGKAEVRPVENPDEPDWKREVARKVQEHQQRKKAKEGLENLKRLDELSGSGISEADRQSIHDRFASKAEPEDVLGLQSQLMAERFTARKPTPIPAFMPQGQQEEIVVEPPPVPAPNPPLPPPERDQITDKQLRDRLIESHQQIFRDPDFPGGEEPKVPPREPPKEPSFDRVALNRTPPAPVPVEFVPVDKVPEDEVTREDYSLSLNEILERRRHRKPAARPTSAVDRTILLSRLLSGLIDLVVVLGLSVGFLVMVSLFTTAPLLSVRMGMLLGGLFVMVFYIYGIFFLSTSGQTLGMLAVGVQLIQGHRQRMTPAGALVRISAYLLSIACGFLGLLWGVFDREARCWQDILSDSRVVRS; encoded by the coding sequence ATGAACAAAAACAAAGACCAGAATCTTCTGCAGTTCCCGTCAGCCCTCAACGTCGAGCCCGGGGGAAAGGCGGAGGTCCGCCCCGTCGAGAACCCCGACGAGCCCGACTGGAAGCGGGAAGTCGCCCGGAAGGTCCAGGAGCACCAGCAGCGGAAGAAGGCCAAGGAAGGCCTCGAAAACCTCAAGCGCCTGGACGAGCTTTCCGGGTCGGGCATCTCCGAGGCCGACCGGCAATCCATCCACGACCGCTTTGCCAGCAAGGCGGAACCGGAGGATGTTCTCGGACTTCAGAGCCAATTGATGGCGGAGCGTTTCACCGCCCGCAAGCCGACCCCCATCCCGGCGTTCATGCCCCAGGGGCAGCAGGAGGAGATCGTGGTGGAGCCGCCGCCCGTGCCTGCCCCGAATCCGCCCCTGCCGCCTCCCGAGCGTGACCAGATCACCGACAAGCAGCTTCGGGACCGGCTCATCGAGTCCCACCAGCAGATCTTCCGGGACCCCGATTTCCCCGGGGGGGAGGAGCCCAAGGTCCCGCCGCGCGAACCGCCGAAGGAACCGTCCTTCGACCGGGTCGCCCTAAACCGCACCCCGCCGGCGCCCGTGCCCGTCGAGTTCGTTCCCGTGGACAAGGTCCCCGAAGACGAGGTGACCCGGGAGGATTACTCCCTTTCACTCAACGAGATCCTCGAGCGCCGCCGCCACCGCAAGCCGGCAGCCAGGCCCACCTCCGCCGTGGACCGCACCATTCTGCTCAGCCGGCTGCTCTCCGGGCTCATCGACCTCGTGGTGGTCCTGGGGCTCTCCGTGGGGTTCCTGGTCATGGTGTCCCTGTTCACCACCGCGCCGCTGTTGTCGGTGCGCATGGGGATGTTGCTCGGCGGGTTGTTCGTGATGGTGTTCTACATCTACGGGATCTTCTTCCTGTCCACCTCCGGGCAGACCCTCGGGATGCTGGCCGTGGGCGTGCAGCTCATCCAGGGGCACCGGCAGCGGATGACCCCCGCCGGCGCCCTGGTCCGGATCTCGGCCTATCTCCTCTCCATCGCCTGCGGTTTCCTGGGCCTCCTGTGGGGGGTCTTCGACCGCGAGGCCCGCTGCTGGCAGGACATCCTCTCCGACTCCCGGGTGGTCCGGTCCTGA
- a CDS encoding DUF814 domain-containing protein → MLEDLHLHHLAPELSRRLEGRVVFAVERGEASRFRFRFAGTRDTLQVSLHSRFPFALAGAEAGLPAPTEWRPAGPLADQLEGLAVEGVDKVDDDRAFRVRLRGPGRRGVLLILLKPVSPALVLLDEDGVTRCVVDPGDKNRFVTGGPFPLPGRPPRPFPAAPALAPILARCEAADLARRLPREFRGLGATLTEECLAVLPGNTADVARAIENRVAAAYQPSDRFHLYRRESRPAGDFRLDPRRDFRLSPVALEGRAGWPCETFPAMAEALAAWLGYTLAHDRFTAARHRLSTRLAGRLATAGKRVFSLESQARSAEDPTGFRKQAEILLVNLHRYGAAWRGNAVRLPDLYDPAGAEIEIPLQPDRGLKENADLLFRRYRKAAIARETLPRLLEKARERLELLEGTAARLGDAWTSEALAAVEAALPGEHPPAAGKGRRDRPTGRKPDFRFFTTTEGHRVLVGKNAADNDRLSFRTARPDDYWFHAADYAGSHVVLEWGRKNDAPQSELLEAAAVAAWFSGARKADRVDVRCTRCKYVRKIKGKAGLVSLAHFATLRVRPELPSAADPE, encoded by the coding sequence TTGCTCGAAGATCTCCACCTTCACCACCTGGCCCCGGAACTGAGCCGACGGCTCGAGGGCCGCGTCGTCTTCGCCGTCGAACGGGGGGAGGCCTCGCGGTTCCGTTTCCGCTTCGCCGGGACCCGGGACACCCTGCAGGTCTCGCTCCACTCCCGCTTCCCCTTCGCCCTAGCCGGCGCGGAGGCGGGACTCCCCGCCCCGACGGAGTGGCGCCCCGCCGGGCCTCTCGCCGATCAACTGGAAGGGCTCGCCGTCGAGGGCGTCGACAAGGTGGACGACGACCGGGCGTTCCGGGTGCGGCTCCGGGGCCCGGGACGGCGGGGTGTGCTGTTGATCCTGCTCAAACCGGTCTCCCCGGCCCTGGTCCTGCTGGACGAGGACGGGGTGACCCGGTGCGTCGTCGACCCCGGCGACAAGAACCGTTTCGTGACCGGCGGGCCGTTCCCCCTGCCGGGGCGCCCCCCCCGGCCCTTCCCCGCCGCCCCCGCCCTGGCCCCGATCCTGGCGCGGTGCGAAGCCGCGGACCTCGCTCGCCGCCTGCCCCGCGAGTTCCGGGGGTTGGGGGCCACCCTCACCGAAGAGTGCCTGGCCGTGCTCCCGGGGAACACCGCGGACGTCGCCCGGGCGATCGAGAACCGGGTCGCGGCGGCCTACCAGCCTTCCGACCGCTTTCACCTGTATCGCCGCGAATCCCGCCCGGCCGGGGACTTCCGCCTGGACCCCCGCCGGGACTTCCGGCTTTCGCCCGTTGCCCTCGAGGGCCGGGCCGGCTGGCCGTGCGAAACCTTCCCCGCCATGGCGGAAGCCCTCGCGGCCTGGTTGGGGTACACCCTCGCCCACGACCGCTTCACCGCGGCCCGGCACCGGCTGTCGACGCGCCTGGCGGGACGCTTGGCCACGGCCGGGAAACGGGTCTTCTCCCTGGAGTCCCAGGCCCGTTCCGCGGAAGATCCCACTGGGTTCCGGAAGCAGGCCGAGATCCTGCTGGTGAACCTCCACCGCTACGGGGCCGCCTGGCGGGGCAACGCCGTCCGTCTCCCCGACCTCTACGACCCCGCGGGCGCCGAGATCGAGATCCCCCTCCAGCCGGACCGCGGGCTCAAGGAGAACGCCGACCTCCTGTTCCGCCGTTACCGGAAGGCCGCCATCGCCCGGGAAACCCTCCCGCGCCTGCTGGAGAAGGCCCGTGAGCGCCTGGAGTTGCTGGAGGGGACGGCGGCCCGACTGGGCGACGCCTGGACGTCGGAGGCGCTGGCAGCGGTCGAGGCCGCCCTGCCCGGGGAGCACCCCCCCGCCGCGGGGAAAGGCCGCCGGGACCGCCCGACGGGGCGCAAGCCAGACTTCCGCTTCTTCACCACCACCGAGGGGCACCGGGTGCTGGTGGGAAAGAACGCGGCCGACAACGACCGTCTCAGCTTCCGGACGGCCCGCCCCGACGACTACTGGTTCCACGCGGCCGATTACGCCGGTTCCCACGTGGTCCTGGAGTGGGGCCGAAAGAACGACGCGCCCCAGTCGGAACTTCTCGAGGCCGCGGCCGTGGCCGCCTGGTTTTCGGGCGCACGGAAGGCAGACCGCGTGGACGTCCGCTGCACGCGCTGCAAGTACGTGCGGAAGATCAAGGGGAAAGCCGGCCTGGTCTCCCTCGCCCATTTCGCCACCCTGCGGGTCCGCCCGGAACTCCCGTCCGCTGCCGACCCCGAATAA
- a CDS encoding class I SAM-dependent methyltransferase, with amino-acid sequence MEKQWYETLFENYARTYDSESFTQGTVGEVDFLEKELGFDRGKAVLDIGCGTGRHAVELARRGYVVTGVDLSESQLARAREKAREAGVEVTLLRRDAAALDFDAAFDFALMLCEGAFSLQESDEKNFEVLRCAARALRPGGKLVMTTLNALFPLFHSVKDFLNQAAVSGHVTDLSFDLLTFRETNTIQIPDDDGRPRTIRCNERYYTPPEIAWLLKSAGFAAVSLHGCRLGAFSRTDPLTPDDFEILAVAEKG; translated from the coding sequence ATGGAAAAGCAGTGGTACGAGACGCTTTTCGAGAATTACGCCCGGACGTACGACTCCGAGTCGTTCACCCAGGGGACGGTGGGGGAAGTGGACTTCCTCGAGAAGGAGCTGGGCTTCGACCGGGGAAAGGCCGTCTTGGACATCGGTTGCGGGACGGGGCGCCACGCCGTCGAACTGGCCCGGCGCGGCTACGTCGTCACGGGGGTGGACCTGTCGGAGTCCCAGCTGGCCCGGGCCCGGGAGAAAGCCCGGGAGGCCGGGGTCGAGGTCACGCTCCTTCGCCGGGACGCGGCCGCCCTCGATTTCGACGCCGCCTTCGACTTCGCTCTCATGCTCTGCGAGGGCGCTTTTTCCTTGCAGGAATCCGACGAGAAGAATTTCGAGGTCCTGCGCTGCGCCGCCCGGGCCCTGCGCCCCGGCGGGAAGCTCGTCATGACCACCCTGAACGCCCTCTTCCCGCTCTTTCACTCCGTGAAGGACTTCCTGAACCAGGCCGCCGTGTCCGGCCACGTGACGGACCTCAGCTTCGACCTCCTGACCTTCCGGGAAACCAACACCATCCAGATCCCCGACGACGACGGCCGACCCCGGACGATCCGCTGCAACGAGCGTTACTACACGCCGCCCGAGATCGCCTGGCTGCTGAAATCGGCCGGCTTCGCCGCCGTGAGCCTGCACGGCTGCCGGCTCGGCGCCTTCAGCCGCACGGACCCGCTCACCCCCGACGACTTCGAGATCCTGGCCGTGGCGGAGAAAGGCTGA